Part of the Engystomops pustulosus chromosome 4, aEngPut4.maternal, whole genome shotgun sequence genome is shown below.
AGTAgaacctctgctagcagctaaacatATGCAGATATCTTATtgtagtaaattagagaattactTATTTTTGTACAGTGCAGAGTTGGacaaatgtttttatactttacacttGTTCTTTAACTATGATGCCTATTTATCACTCTTTATGTTAAAGGAAAGCAAACATTTACTGAAATATTACTGTACGATCTTGACAAATGTCTGGCTGTGGAATTCCAATGCTGTGTCTGGTTCCTGGTGGTGACCCGTGTGACCCGGTTATTCTAGAGGCCTGACATGGATCATCTTCTGTTTTTAGACTAAAAGAAGGAGAGGATCAGAGGGAGATAAAGATTGAACCTGCGCAGGCATCAGAGGAAGTCGAGCCTTTACCTGAGGACTATTATACACGACCTATCAATCTGACAGAAGGTAAGTCTTCACTGGCTCTCCCCCCATAAGCCAGAATGGAGAGTTTCTGAATTCGGACAATAACCTTCCTTGTATCAGAAGCAGGGCCCCCAACTGATACTGTATGGATCCTGTAGTGACTCCCACATCTACCTCCTTTCCTTCTTCTAGTTACCACCCTGGACCAGCGGCTCCTGCAGGCCGACTTCCAGCCTATATGTGCCTCCCAGCTTCACCCTCGCCACAAGCATCTCCTTATCAAGCGCTCGCTCCGCTGCCGGGTAAGTGGGAAAACTATCCAAATATTTACATTATAGAACATTTACAACTGCGATTTTTATGATTCTTTaatgtattatattttttttccagaaatgtgAACATAATCTGAGCAAACCAGAGTTCAACCCGACCTCTATCAAGTTCAAGATACAGCTGGTCGCTTTGTGAGTTTTGGGGTGTGGAATGCCCTATTAACCTCTTAATATACAGTCACATAGGAGGTGGTTGTAAGAAGCATATCATGTGCCATTGCCAGGGGCGTaacggcagcggcagcagccacagtggctgttatggggcctgcagtgtcagggggctccaTCACCTGACCTAAAAAGtgggaggatgtgcaccattttatatagatagtatactgCACACTGTAGAGCATAATATGTatttaacatatatgtgatgtatatattttgtgtgtataatactgtatgtgtgtatatatgctgtacatggcattgtatgtgtgtgtatatactctgtgtgcgCATGACTGTATAAATGTGCAGAAATAAGggtttttttggttttatttttttatgtgggaAGGGGACACCTATTCAGAATTTTACTGTGGtgccctccctctcctggttacaccACTGGCCATTCCAGTAGTTTTACCACAGCCATAGGCAGGAGGCAGGTAAACTGTAATATACTGAGGTATGGAAGAATATTATACAATAAGCAATCACTAGTGTGGCGTAAGTCACCAAATGCCCAAATATTACCAAAACTTAATTCCCCTCCTTGTAATCAGTGTATTTGGTATCTCTGGATCCAGAAATGTCTGACCCCTGCGCAATGAGTATTGTAGGATGGGAAATGCCCAGAATTGAAGAGGTAAAGCTGTGCCCTCCTCTTGTATAACTCTGTGCTCTTGTTTTGTCTGGTGCAGGAGCTACGTCCCAGAAGTTAGAATTATGTCTATTCCTAATCTGCGTCACATGAAGGTGAGAGTCCTCGATACATATTGTCATATCCTCTGTTACTATTTATTATTGTGCTGCATCCACTTGTATGGTGCTTATTAGTATTTGTTGAATAATTACTACAGCCATGTCGTAgtgtaaaaggggttggccactttacctcatgtattttgtaatatgtgtgtaagtgtaggggtgggggatattaggtaatttaccaatatactatatacatctctAAGTATAagggtgttttgttttttttgttttttttaaatttgggatAGCGGGTGCATAGAGGGACAAGCtacagggcagtggtggcgaacctatggcacgggtgccagaggtggcactcggagccctctctgtgggcacccaagccatcgacCCAGCACATCTAGTTATTTTAGTTGCTTGTGACTGCAGGAAGAAGGAAAGCATGTGGAAGGGGGCGGACTCATTGGTGGGCTGCTGGCTTGTTGTCTctttctgtacagggggaccctggagagaagctaaaaTTATAGTCCAAATTTACCCTTCTTGGGTCAACTGTATTGTTatcctcaagaggccaatacaAGTGAAAGTTGGGGTAGTAcatgtagcaataaattactacttaaattgcttcgctggcactttgtgaaaaataagtgggttttggttgtagcgtGGGCActaagtctctaaaaggtttgccatcactgctataggatgttatgggacactaaaccactggtacATAAGGAAGGATCTGTGGGTGGCTTCGTGTCCCCAAATCTCCCTGACAGATCTTCTTTATCTTTCTCGTATTGCAGGAGAGCCAGGTGCTGCTGACACTGACTAACCCTGTGGAGAACCTCGCCCACGTGACCCTCATGCCCTGCGAAGATGGGGACCCCCATGACATAAACAGCACTGCCAAGGTAAAGCGCGGCACCtcccatataccacatacagcaaCCCTGGGCTAAGCACACAGACCACTTCACTTCTATGGCCTCGCACACGGCTGTGGCTGTTATCACCCTTGtgtatgagccgactgcctgCGCTGCAAAACTCGGAGCAGGTTCTATCCCTGCTGTTTTGTTTTGGCCCGTGAAATGCACCTAGTTGGACAAAAATGGGCCATTTCCATTTTCCAATGTGGAAACCAATTACTATGTTCTGCCACCACATTATGGCCATAGGTCTCCATACACACTGCAGATATCCTGGGGGACCCCTTTTAGCTTCATTTGAGTAGAGAACGGTTTAGGATCCGGTATAGCGGGGAAATGATGTGTGGATATTACTATTAGGCCTACGCTACTACACTGCTACATCCACGGGGCGGCGCCACTGACTGCAGGATCGGTGACTCACATGAGAATCCTCTAACACTTTCCTTGTATAACAGGTGATTGTACCAACTAAGGAGCTGGTCCTGGCTGGCAAAGATGCCACCGCAGAATATGATGAGCTGGCAGAACCACAGAATTTCCAGGATGACCCGGAGTGAGTCTTTATCAAAAAATAAATTGTAGCATTGGTTTTAACCCTTTTCCATCACCAGGCCATATTTAGCAGTTCTGTTCTGCTTGTCCTTaaacgacatctaccaccaggactgaatggagcctggagccccttgggctcatttgcataaacacATATGGAGACTGCATCCCCTTAGGCtcgtttgcatacagtccttcgtgctggtggtagatgacctttaaacgGTGATAACtttggaaaagtttttttttttttaataatgacaTGTGAGACTGTAACAGATGCAGGGGGTGCAAGTACTTCTGATACCGTCAGCTCTGTCTCCCTGCAGCTTCTCCATTCTGCTTTCAGTtaacaggatgggggggggggacttctggTACTAAATAGGAGATACTCCCCCTTTAACAGGGTAGATATCCACTGTTGGTCAACAATTGGGGTTATAAAAATTAATTTGTGACTGAAATTCAACAGTGGTTATCTCTGGTTCTCTGGAAACATTCTTGcctttaacatgacaccagaactgtgtttcaagTTGCCATGGTTCACAAGATATAGCTGTTTGACTTCCGCCACTGTCAAGACATCTGCACCTGTGTTATCTGCAGTAAGAACATGTATAGCTTTATGGCAGTTGTGAAGGTTTTAAGGGGGTTTACATAAAttgcctatgtgcctttactgccttgtgaatgatccctgaatgttcatccagtgattcagcagtcctgccacTTACTTTAGTCCTGCCTTCAAACTCTCAGTGGATctatgtttacatgtctgagctctgctgagtaggaggagctgtagcaggagagttaatactcgtcctgctccctctgctttCTTAAAGGCTGGTCTTATAAAGTGATGCATAATACTAGGACATGTCATCACCTCTTTAAGCAATTTCTAAACTGCACAGTCACCCCTCTGGTTAATCTCCTGCCTCCCGTTTCATCTCCTGCAGCGTGGTCGCCTTCAGAAAGGCTAATAAAGTCGGCGTCTTTATCAAGGTGACTCCTCTCCAAGAGAAAGGAAAGGTGATTGTGAGCTTCAAGCTGAGACACGACTTCAGGAACCAGCCCACCCCCATCCGACCGGCAGAAGACACCGAATCCAGCTCTGAGGCCGTGTGGCTGAGTCATCACGTGGAGCTGGACCTGGGGCCCGTGGTACCTGCCGCCCCTTAGTGTTATGGGTTCCTGCGCAGGAAAGGGTTACTGGGCCGCACGCTCATGAGAAATGGCTGCTTTATGCACTTGTTCTGGGAGGATTGTGCACAGGTCGTGCCCAGGAGGTAATAACTTGTTGTGTCATCTCTGTGATCCCTTTAACCAGGGGGAA
Proteins encoded:
- the LOC140126300 gene encoding dynactin subunit 4 isoform X1; translation: MASLLQLERVLYLVHGDKEIRAPLSQLYFCRYCSELRSLECVSHEVDSHYCPSCLENMPSAEAKLKKNRCANCFDCPCCMHTLSTRATSIPAPLPDDPAKTTMKKAYYLACGFCRWTSRDVGMADKSVASGGWQEPENPHSQRINKLLEYYQQLAQKEKIERDRKKLVRRRNYMPLAFSQHTIHVADKYGRGTRLQRQRPGVPITPLAGLTLKEGEDQREIKIEPAQASEEVEPLPEDYYTRPINLTEVTTLDQRLLQADFQPICASQLHPRHKHLLIKRSLRCRKCEHNLSKPEFNPTSIKFKIQLVALSYVPEVRIMSIPNLRHMKESQVLLTLTNPVENLAHVTLMPCEDGDPHDINSTAKVIVPTKELVLAGKDATAEYDELAEPQNFQDDPDVVAFRKANKVGVFIKVTPLQEKGKVIVSFKLRHDFRNQPTPIRPAEDTESSSEAVWLSHHVELDLGPVVPAAP
- the LOC140126300 gene encoding dynactin subunit 4 isoform X2 — protein: MASLLQLERVLYLVHGDKEIRAPLSQLYFCRYCSELRSLECVSHEVDSHYCPSCLENMPSAEAKLKKNRCANCFDCPCCMHTLSTRATSIPAPLPDDPAKTTMKKAYYLACGFCRWTSRDVGMADKSVASGGWQEPENPHSQRINKLLEYYQQLAQKEKIERDRKKLVRRRNYMPLAFSDKYGRGTRLQRQRPGVPITPLAGLTLKEGEDQREIKIEPAQASEEVEPLPEDYYTRPINLTEVTTLDQRLLQADFQPICASQLHPRHKHLLIKRSLRCRKCEHNLSKPEFNPTSIKFKIQLVALSYVPEVRIMSIPNLRHMKESQVLLTLTNPVENLAHVTLMPCEDGDPHDINSTAKVIVPTKELVLAGKDATAEYDELAEPQNFQDDPDVVAFRKANKVGVFIKVTPLQEKGKVIVSFKLRHDFRNQPTPIRPAEDTESSSEAVWLSHHVELDLGPVVPAAP